In Cydia fagiglandana chromosome 9, ilCydFagi1.1, whole genome shotgun sequence, a single window of DNA contains:
- the LOC134667550 gene encoding uncharacterized protein LOC134667550 → MPLSAAEKMKRRREKLKENGQYEEYKKKVNEAGRKTRQKKKEKFERLPPSKKAKVIKENRKKIKERVAKHRLLKKQINQQTLNDTSIRFTPQSLGKAVARARKVLPTCPMKKRLVLEKLLAECPKENAELSRGAYGLDGKIINDIHTFYQREDISRQAPGLKDYITVGNERGEKEKIQIRHLYSSVSETYGLFVEEFGNIVGRSKFAELRPKHVYLSNKLPHNVCLCKYHENFSLAVNSLHHVIGSPYYDHNFLNGFICTVPTRACWLKDCNNCKEMLKIKLNEYLECCENVGPEVETSWFVWANHNGKLSKIQVMGTVNELIQHIVEMGPKFFEHAYIKRNQASSYHNHKTEISNTTDFEKVLIQVDYSENYTCVAQDEVQSFHWVQPQVTLFTVSLWMTGKQHPIVLVSDDRHHNKKTAMVYIDRILDDLPTDVKEVQLWSDGPASQFKNKFVIECIQQLEKKHNLHLIWNYFATSHGKGPVDGIGGALKRLVRGKVLKRKANVLNAEQFASAAKDSAVKVAVVPTEEIEARAELLKLEECFSKAPAIPGVSKCHKVFWKDNKLQKSLITNNIEE, encoded by the coding sequence ATGCCACTCAGTGCTGCTGAAAAGATGAAGAGAAGAAGGGAGAAGTTAAAGGAAAACGGTCAATAtgaagaatataaaaaaaaagtaaacgaGGCTGGGCGTAAAACAAGACAAAAGAAGAAGGAGAAATTCGAACGTTTACCGccatcaaaaaaagcaaaagtaATTAAAGAAAATCGAAAGAAAATCAAAGAAAGGGTGGCAAAACATCGACTTTTAAAAAAACAGATTAATCAGCAGACTCTGAATGACACTTCTATCCGTTTTACCCCACAATCGCTTGGAAAAGCCGTAGCTCGTGCCCGTAAGGTATTACCTACTTGTCCCATGAAAAAACGATTGGTGCTTGAAAAACTTTTGGCTGAGTGCCCAAAGGAAAACGCCGAACTTTCACGTGGTGCATATGGACTGGacggaaaaataataaatgatatacATACATTTTACCAACGCGAGGACATAAGCCGCCAAGCTCCTGGGTTAAAAGACTATATCACAGTTGGAAATGAAAGAggagaaaaagaaaaaatacagaTCCGTCATTTGTATTCCTCAGTGAGTGAAACCTATGGTCTATTTGTGGAAGAGTTTGGCAACATTGTAGGACGTAGCAAGTTTGCTGAGCTTCGACCAAAACATGTTTACCTGTCTAATAAATTGCCACATAATGTTTGTCTATGCAAATACCATGAAAATTTCTCTCTGGCAGTTAATTCATTGCATCACGTGATAGGAAGTCCATACTAcgatcataattttttaaatggctTCATTTGCACAGTTCCAACAAGAGCATGCTGGTTGAAAGACTGTAACAATTGCAAGGAAAtgcttaaaattaaacttaacgAGTATTTGGAATGTTGCGAAAACGTGGGTCCTGAGGTCGAAACTAGCTGGTTTGTATGGGCAAACCACAACGGCAAACTTAGTAAAATTCAGGTAATGGGCACAGTAAATGAATTGATCCAGCACATAGTCGAAATGGGTCCTAAGTTTTTTGAACATGCTTACATCAAACGGAATCAGGCGTCCTCCTACCATAATCACAAAACTGAAATTTCTAACACAACTGATTTTGAGAAAGTGCTGATTCAGGTGGACTATTCTGAAAATTACACGTGCGTAGCTCAGGATGAAGTGCAGAGTTTTCACTGGGTGCAGCCTCAAGTTACTTTGTTTACAGTATCTTTATGGATGACAGGTAAACAACATCCAATTGTTCTTGTGTCTGATGATCGTCATCATAATAAAAAGACAGCAATGGTTTACATCGACCGAATACTAGACGATTTACCAACAGACGTCAAGGAAGTGCAGTTGTGGTCGGACGGCCCAGCTTCCCAGTTTAAAAACAAATTTGTTATCGAATGTATTCAACAGCTGGAAAAAAAGCACAACCTTCACCTGATTTGGAACTACTTTGCCACCTCGCATGGTAAAGGCCCGGTTGATGGAATCGGAGGAGCATTAAAAAGGCTTGTACGTGGAAAGGTCTTGAAAAGGAAAGCAAATGTATTAAATGCTGAGCAGTTTGCTTCAGCTGCTAAAGACTCGGCGGTAAAAGTGGCAGTAGTTCCAACGGAGGAAATTGAAGCAAGAGCAGAACTTCTGAAACTAGAAGAATGCTTTTCAAAGGCTCCAGCTATTCCAGGAGTGTCGAAGTGTCACAAAGTGTTCTGGAAGGATAATAAACTCCAAAAGAGTCTTATAACCAATAATATCGAAGAATAA